Proteins co-encoded in one Methanothermobacter sp. genomic window:
- a CDS encoding transcriptional regulator: MMKREEILQELYNILATHGFKVSHIYERSCFDLLARKKLLLLLLKVLVNIDSINSLQAHEIKKVAYTFLAAPLIIGLRSKTDYLEEDVVYERHGIPVIALKTLKNMIIEGHRPEVFADRGGYYVQIDGDTLREVREEYNMSLKDLADLAHVSRETIYKYENGLVRASPETAMILEEILNIKIILSIDLFKAPEPERDIIENRPDKRAEKLVELGFGVVQTQKAPFDALAKDMKFEDTVITDLEKNRDTRTLKRMAVPLKDISLITGSDAVFILKNPKIKESLEGIPVIKDWEIDEIESSKEFLKIIAERKQYN, translated from the coding sequence ATCATGAAAAGGGAAGAAATACTCCAGGAACTATACAATATACTTGCAACACACGGGTTTAAAGTGTCCCATATCTATGAGAGAAGTTGCTTTGACCTCCTAGCAAGGAAGAAACTCTTACTTCTCCTACTAAAAGTACTCGTTAATATAGATTCTATTAATAGTTTACAAGCTCATGAAATAAAAAAGGTTGCCTACACCTTCTTAGCAGCACCTCTCATCATAGGCCTAAGATCCAAGACAGATTACCTTGAAGAAGATGTAGTATACGAAAGACATGGCATACCAGTCATAGCCCTCAAAACATTGAAGAACATGATCATAGAAGGCCATCGCCCAGAAGTTTTCGCTGACAGAGGTGGATATTATGTGCAGATAGACGGTGACACCTTAAGGGAGGTCAGAGAAGAATATAATATGTCACTCAAGGATCTCGCAGATTTAGCCCACGTATCAAGGGAGACCATTTACAAGTATGAGAACGGCCTTGTAAGAGCCTCCCCCGAGACTGCAATGATACTTGAAGAGATACTAAACATAAAGATAATACTCTCAATTGACCTTTTCAAAGCACCCGAGCCTGAGAGGGACATCATAGAGAATAGACCTGATAAACGGGCTGAAAAACTTGTTGAATTAGGCTTTGGCGTGGTCCAAACACAGAAAGCGCCATTTGACGCGCTTGCCAAGGATATGAAATTCGAGGATACAGTCATCACAGATCTTGAAAAGAATAGAGATACCCGAACCCTTAAGAGGATGGCCGTACCATTAAAGGACATATCATTGATCACGGGATCCGATGCTGTTTTCATATTGAAAAATCCTAAAATTAAAGAATCCCTTGAGGGCATACCAGTAATCAAAGATTGGGAGATAGATGAAATAGAAAGCTCAAAGGAATTCTTGAAGATAATAGCCGAGAGAAAACAATACAATTAA
- a CDS encoding Mov34/MPN/PAD-1 family protein, with protein sequence MGIISYLLEKVFGIKKIKRVQVDLKVIDNIIETARNVHPREFAAFLEGKIENESLHVTGLIFLPGEFSNEGAVMRTFMLPPFTSPIGSVHSHPTPNNNPSKEDLYFFAKNGFFHIIIAYPYQEESIASYDRFGNRIEFEILMR encoded by the coding sequence ATGGGGATTATAAGTTATCTTCTGGAAAAAGTATTTGGGATTAAGAAAATCAAAAGGGTGCAAGTTGATCTGAAGGTTATAGATAATATAATAGAAACTGCGCGGAATGTTCATCCCAGGGAATTCGCAGCCTTTCTTGAGGGTAAAATAGAGAATGAGAGCCTCCATGTCACTGGATTAATTTTTCTACCAGGGGAATTTTCAAATGAAGGTGCTGTAATGCGGACTTTCATGTTACCACCATTCACTTCCCCCATTGGATCAGTTCATTCTCATCCAACACCCAACAATAACCCTTCAAAGGAAGATCTTTACTTTTTCGCAAAGAATGGTTTCTTCCATATTATAATAGCATATCCCTATCAAGAGGAAAGCATAGCATCCTATGACAGGTTTGGTAATAGGATAGAATTCGAAATTTTAATGAGATAA
- the serA gene encoding phosphoglycerate dehydrogenase, which produces MRVLVADSINEKGIAELEKVAEVVVDTDITPEELLETIKDFDAIIVRSRTKVTREVIEAAPRLKIIARAGVGVDNIDVKAATEKGIMVINAPESTSITVAEHTMGLILALARKIHLADKSVKEGRWDKSKFMGIELNNKTLGVIGMGRIGSQVVKRAKSFGMNVLVHDPYISRETADEMGVEIVDLETLLKKSDIITIHVPLTPETRYLISDRELDMMKDTAFIINCARGGIVDEKALYNALNEGRIGGAALDVFEEEPPKDSPLLELDNVVLTPHIGASTVEAQRDAAIIVANEIKKVFEGGTPQNVLNMPVLDPETFKFLKPYIVLAEKLGSLVVQATPGKIENLEVTYCGELAEIPQQDILTRTILQSILNPILTEPVNLVNAPMIAEKRGMIVTEGKRSESGDYKSLIVLNVKSDKGEFSVEGTYIREPKIVKINDYKVDIKPEGIMLIAKYKDLPGTIGAIGTKLGEHNINIAIMQVGRKEIGGEAVMVLKVDQEVPPTVLDEIKELENVYDIVAIELSH; this is translated from the coding sequence ATGAGAGTACTTGTTGCAGATTCAATCAATGAAAAGGGGATAGCTGAACTTGAAAAGGTGGCCGAGGTTGTAGTTGACACCGATATAACACCTGAAGAACTCCTAGAGACTATAAAAGATTTTGATGCTATTATTGTAAGAAGTAGGACGAAAGTCACAAGGGAAGTTATAGAGGCTGCTCCAAGATTGAAGATCATCGCAAGAGCGGGTGTGGGCGTGGATAATATCGATGTTAAAGCCGCCACTGAAAAGGGTATCATGGTTATAAATGCCCCTGAATCCACTTCTATCACAGTCGCAGAACATACCATGGGTTTAATTTTAGCACTTGCAAGGAAAATACACTTAGCTGATAAGTCCGTGAAGGAAGGTAGATGGGATAAGAGCAAATTCATGGGTATAGAACTCAACAACAAAACCCTTGGTGTTATAGGGATGGGTAGGATTGGGTCACAGGTGGTTAAACGTGCAAAATCCTTTGGGATGAATGTGCTTGTCCATGATCCATATATTAGTAGAGAAACGGCTGATGAAATGGGCGTGGAAATAGTTGACCTTGAAACACTACTCAAAAAATCTGATATTATAACTATACATGTCCCATTAACCCCAGAGACACGATATCTTATATCAGATCGTGAATTGGATATGATGAAGGATACAGCTTTCATAATAAATTGTGCCCGTGGAGGTATAGTGGACGAGAAAGCATTGTACAATGCATTAAATGAAGGTAGGATAGGAGGAGCTGCCCTTGATGTATTCGAGGAAGAACCCCCAAAAGACAGTCCACTCTTAGAATTGGATAATGTGGTTTTAACTCCACACATAGGAGCCTCAACAGTTGAGGCTCAGCGAGACGCGGCTATAATCGTTGCAAATGAAATCAAGAAAGTTTTTGAAGGTGGAACCCCCCAGAATGTGCTTAACATGCCAGTGCTAGACCCTGAAACTTTCAAGTTCCTGAAACCATATATTGTATTAGCCGAGAAACTAGGCAGTCTCGTTGTGCAAGCAACACCTGGAAAAATAGAAAACTTGGAAGTTACATACTGTGGTGAACTAGCTGAAATACCACAGCAGGACATCCTCACAAGAACCATACTACAAAGCATATTAAATCCAATACTCACAGAGCCTGTAAACCTAGTTAATGCGCCTATGATCGCGGAGAAAAGGGGTATGATAGTTACAGAGGGTAAAAGGTCAGAATCTGGGGATTATAAGTCACTTATAGTGTTAAATGTTAAATCTGATAAGGGAGAGTTTAGTGTTGAGGGAACCTATATCAGGGAGCCTAAGATAGTGAAAATAAATGACTATAAGGTGGATATAAAACCTGAGGGTATAATGTTAATAGCGAAGTATAAGGATCTTCCAGGGACCATCGGTGCCATAGGGACAAAACTTGGAGAGCATAACATTAACATAGCTATCATGCAAGTTGGTAGGAAAGAAATCGGAGGCGAAGCTGTAATGGTCCTTAAAGTAGACCAAGAAGTGCCTCCCACAGTCCTAGATGAGATAAAAGAACTAGAGAATGTATATGATATTGTCGCAATTGAATTATCTCATTAA
- a CDS encoding tRNA(Ile)(2)-agmatinylcytidine synthase yields the protein MLHVGIDDTDSPSGMCTTYISCLIIEKLKVCGYAIKGYPRLIRLNPFAPHKTRGNGAVSFKLEVQGEDEIEKVKDLVLSFVSKFSELENDDTNPGVVFYKGEIHDSLKKFALDAIRRILTIEDAKRLADKIGAEVYEYKKGRGIIGALAAIGCPLPDKTYELIAYRSPENYGKKRKIDKESVKRMDEETYPETFDNIDDDYIAIEPHTPCPILYGIRGESPEVLIRANRMIKVGEKIERYCIFETNQHTDQHIQKVDSISQMKQFSCYLVSGEVKDMPRVIEGGHVFFTLKDNTGEIECAAYEPTKDFRKIIMKLRPGDKVKVFGGIGVHGTLNIEKIKIEHVKPQIEYENPICSCGKRMKSAGKNKGFKCPNCGRKLNGQKIPKRIPRSLKEGYYEVPTCARRHLSKQLIRMGIKGCL from the coding sequence ATGTTACACGTAGGTATCGATGATACAGATTCTCCTAGTGGAATGTGCACTACTTATATTTCATGTTTAATAATCGAGAAACTTAAGGTTTGCGGTTATGCTATAAAGGGTTATCCTAGATTGATAAGACTCAACCCCTTCGCCCCGCATAAGACGAGGGGTAATGGAGCGGTTTCATTTAAATTGGAGGTCCAAGGGGAGGATGAAATTGAAAAAGTGAAGGATTTGGTGTTATCTTTTGTATCGAAGTTTTCGGAGCTTGAAAATGATGATACAAACCCTGGGGTGGTATTTTATAAAGGTGAAATTCATGATAGTTTGAAAAAATTCGCACTCGATGCTATAAGGCGAATATTAACAATAGAAGATGCTAAGAGACTAGCCGATAAAATTGGAGCTGAAGTTTATGAATACAAAAAAGGCAGAGGTATTATAGGCGCATTAGCGGCTATAGGATGTCCTTTACCAGATAAGACCTATGAGCTCATAGCTTATCGTTCACCTGAAAATTATGGTAAAAAGAGAAAAATCGACAAGGAATCTGTTAAGAGGATGGATGAGGAGACTTATCCCGAAACATTTGACAATATTGACGATGATTATATAGCTATAGAACCTCACACTCCTTGCCCAATCCTCTATGGTATAAGGGGCGAATCCCCTGAAGTTCTTATAAGAGCTAATCGGATGATAAAAGTTGGAGAAAAAATCGAAAGATATTGTATCTTTGAAACCAACCAACATACTGATCAGCACATCCAAAAAGTTGACAGCATATCCCAGATGAAACAATTCAGCTGTTATCTTGTTTCAGGCGAAGTTAAAGATATGCCCAGGGTAATTGAAGGAGGACATGTATTCTTCACATTAAAGGATAATACCGGTGAGATAGAATGTGCAGCTTATGAACCTACCAAAGATTTCCGAAAAATAATAATGAAATTAAGACCAGGAGATAAAGTGAAAGTATTTGGGGGTATAGGAGTCCATGGAACCCTAAATATCGAAAAAATTAAAATAGAACATGTAAAACCCCAGATAGAATATGAGAACCCTATCTGTTCTTGTGGTAAAAGGATGAAATCAGCAGGAAAAAATAAAGGATTTAAATGTCCAAATTGTGGCAGAAAATTAAATGGTCAGAAAATCCCGAAGAGAATCCCAAGATCATTAAAAGAAGGATATTATGAAGTTCCAACTTGTGCAAGACGCCACCTTTCAAAACAACTCATAAGGATGGGAATAAAAGGATGCTTATAA
- a CDS encoding tRNA(His) guanylyltransferase Thg1 family protein: protein MKECEIYSNIRPPCGCKVVARLDGRGFHRLTRELDFKRPYDPFFADCMVETSINLMKEFSPIFIYTFSDEINILFGELPFNGRIEKLDSVLASFTGTSFILCLLKKFKKDNIKKPVSFDSRIIPLGDHLLVEYFKARQDEAWRNCLNSYAYWTLRETMDRKTVTEKLKGLKAGDIHELLFERGVNLAKVPTWHRRGIGIYKRIVTIRGYDPRYKKEVKSKRKRIIVDKKLPIFDEEFFKTIEGIK from the coding sequence ATGAAAGAATGCGAAATCTACTCTAACATTAGACCACCATGTGGCTGCAAAGTAGTTGCAAGGCTCGATGGCAGAGGGTTCCATAGACTAACCAGAGAATTGGACTTCAAAAGACCATATGATCCCTTTTTTGCAGATTGCATGGTTGAAACTTCAATTAACCTCATGAAGGAGTTTAGTCCGATTTTCATTTACACATTCTCTGATGAGATCAACATACTATTTGGAGAGTTACCATTCAACGGTCGCATCGAAAAACTCGATTCTGTACTCGCAAGTTTCACAGGAACATCATTCATCCTATGCCTCCTCAAAAAATTCAAAAAGGATAATATTAAAAAGCCCGTATCATTTGATAGTCGCATCATCCCCTTAGGTGACCATCTACTAGTAGAATATTTCAAGGCAAGGCAGGATGAGGCATGGCGAAACTGTCTTAACAGTTATGCTTATTGGACCTTGAGAGAAACCATGGATAGGAAAACCGTCACAGAAAAACTTAAAGGTTTAAAAGCAGGTGACATCCACGAACTCCTCTTTGAGAGGGGTGTGAACCTTGCGAAGGTACCCACTTGGCATAGGAGAGGTATTGGAATATACAAGAGAATTGTTACTATAAGGGGCTATGATCCCAGATACAAAAAAGAGGTGAAATCAAAGAGAAAAAGGATCATAGTCGACAAGAAACTCCCAATTTTTGATGAAGAATTTTTCAAGACAATAGAAGGGATAAAATAA
- a CDS encoding ATP-grasp domain-containing protein — protein MERLLIVGVNTRPVAEAAYDLGFEVYSVSYYCPRDFYSYHERRCILEQEPLKSSGRFHEKFKPSHLKILAEDFLDEVDKIIVLSGGFPEDFPSRKILGNKKTRKIEDKYSLYKKLRGKFKVPETYKLDDIKEAWEIQEQEPGKRFLIKPLMGSGGFGVSPISGYKRKFEGPFILQEFIEGLHLSASVLSTGKDVMTILTSRQLIDTNIRGWEDNLIYSGNIVPAPYPEIKKIGEDVIKGLSLLGSNGVDMVLSPNGLYVIEVNPRIQGTFECAQLSLGINMLFAHIRACEGELVNRPSSKRYTVKRIVYAPFRCQVGDLNLPGVYDIPCSGSIIEAGEPLVTLLNSHENLNTVLRNIKVSFEQVMGRLNVVD, from the coding sequence ATGGAGAGACTCCTTATAGTAGGTGTGAATACAAGGCCTGTTGCAGAGGCAGCATATGATCTTGGATTCGAGGTTTATTCTGTAAGCTATTACTGTCCAAGAGATTTTTATTCTTATCATGAAAGAAGGTGCATACTAGAACAGGAGCCCTTAAAATCTTCGGGGAGGTTCCATGAGAAATTCAAACCATCACATCTTAAAATTTTAGCTGAAGATTTTCTGGATGAGGTTGACAAGATTATAGTTTTAAGTGGAGGTTTCCCCGAGGATTTCCCTTCCCGGAAAATCCTTGGTAACAAGAAGACGCGGAAAATAGAAGACAAATACAGTTTATATAAGAAGTTGCGTGGGAAATTCAAAGTCCCAGAAACTTACAAGTTGGACGATATAAAAGAAGCATGGGAGATACAAGAACAGGAACCAGGAAAAAGATTCCTAATAAAACCTTTAATGGGGTCTGGGGGTTTTGGAGTTTCCCCCATATCAGGTTACAAGAGAAAGTTTGAGGGTCCTTTTATCTTACAAGAATTTATTGAAGGGTTGCATTTAAGTGCTTCTGTACTCTCCACTGGCAAGGATGTTATGACAATATTAACAAGCAGGCAGTTGATAGACACAAATATTAGAGGATGGGAGGATAATCTCATATATTCGGGGAATATAGTGCCCGCACCTTACCCTGAGATTAAAAAGATAGGGGAGGATGTGATTAAGGGCTTGTCTCTTCTAGGATCAAATGGTGTTGACATGGTTTTATCCCCTAATGGTTTATATGTGATTGAAGTTAATCCTCGCATACAAGGCACTTTTGAATGTGCCCAGCTTTCCCTTGGAATTAACATGTTATTTGCCCATATCCGGGCTTGTGAAGGAGAACTTGTAAACAGACCTTCGAGTAAAAGGTATACTGTAAAGAGGATAGTCTATGCCCCTTTCAGATGTCAAGTTGGCGATCTTAACCTTCCAGGGGTTTATGATATACCTTGTAGTGGTTCTATAATAGAAGCAGGTGAACCTCTGGTGACTTTGCTCAATTCTCATGAAAATCTCAATACTGTCTTGAGGAATATTAAAGTGAGTTTTGAACAAGTCATGGGGAGATTAAACGTTGTAGACTAG
- the ppcA gene encoding phosphoenolpyruvate carboxylase, giving the protein MIPRCMSTQHPDNVNPPFFASSPLLSGEDEIKEAYYVFSHLGCDEQMWDCEGKEVDNYVVKKLLANYKSFFQENILGKDYRLTLRVPNPTVEREEAKILLETLESIPRSYDTATLFYGMEVAPVFEVILPMTSSSASLNRIYNYYKKFVVEKQNFSLGDVTIKEWIGEFKPQSINVIPLFEDYNGMLSASTITKEYLDGKDIHHQRVFLARSDPAMNYGMISAVILNKIALQDFEEIEKETGIRMYPIIGMGSAPFRGNLEPSNVDNVMKEYPSTYTFTLQSSFKYDHPPREVIKAVDRLKSKKPSKAQEIDVEIALEIMEKYCREYRRQVLKLADIINRIAKYVPKRRKRKLHIGLFGYSRSIGKVSLPRAITFTAALYSIGVPPEILGFNALSDKDIENLHEIYINFEKDMLDALRYMNPHSPYLEDELHWKIKEHFPDIEYDRKHKKLVDDINKSLSLGQIRVIQTRILEAASLRKFLG; this is encoded by the coding sequence ATGATTCCGAGGTGTATGAGTACGCAGCATCCTGATAATGTAAATCCACCATTCTTCGCGTCAAGTCCGCTTCTTAGCGGAGAAGATGAGATAAAAGAAGCATATTATGTGTTTTCTCATCTTGGATGTGATGAGCAAATGTGGGATTGTGAAGGTAAAGAAGTTGATAACTACGTTGTGAAAAAACTCCTTGCGAATTATAAATCATTCTTCCAAGAAAATATACTAGGAAAAGATTATAGATTAACCTTGAGGGTTCCTAATCCTACAGTAGAACGTGAAGAGGCGAAGATACTCCTCGAAACACTTGAGAGCATACCCCGTTCATATGATACAGCTACATTATTTTATGGCATGGAAGTAGCCCCAGTCTTTGAGGTTATATTACCCATGACTTCATCCAGCGCCTCGCTTAATCGCATCTACAATTACTATAAAAAGTTTGTCGTCGAAAAACAGAATTTCTCACTTGGGGACGTGACCATAAAAGAATGGATAGGAGAATTCAAACCCCAAAGCATAAATGTAATACCCCTTTTTGAAGATTATAACGGGATGCTCTCAGCATCTACTATAACCAAAGAATATTTAGATGGGAAGGACATCCACCATCAAAGGGTTTTCTTAGCACGTTCAGACCCGGCTATGAACTATGGGATGATATCCGCTGTAATACTCAATAAGATAGCCCTTCAAGATTTTGAAGAAATAGAAAAAGAAACAGGTATAAGAATGTATCCTATAATAGGGATGGGCTCGGCACCCTTCCGGGGAAACCTAGAACCATCCAATGTGGATAATGTTATGAAAGAATACCCAAGCACTTACACATTCACATTACAATCATCCTTCAAATATGACCACCCTCCACGAGAAGTTATCAAGGCCGTTGACAGACTAAAATCGAAGAAACCAAGCAAAGCACAGGAGATAGACGTCGAAATCGCGCTTGAAATCATGGAAAAATATTGTAGGGAATATCGTCGCCAAGTATTGAAACTCGCAGATATTATAAACCGGATAGCTAAATATGTTCCCAAGAGGAGGAAAAGGAAACTCCACATAGGACTTTTCGGCTATTCAAGAAGCATTGGAAAAGTTTCCCTACCAAGAGCCATAACTTTCACGGCGGCCCTCTATTCTATTGGAGTGCCACCTGAAATCCTAGGCTTTAACGCACTCTCTGATAAAGACATTGAAAACCTCCATGAAATTTACATAAACTTTGAAAAAGACATGCTCGATGCTCTCAGATACATGAACCCTCATTCACCATATTTGGAAGATGAACTTCATTGGAAGATCAAAGAACATTTCCCTGATATAGAATATGACAGAAAACACAAAAAACTAGTTGATGATATAAACAAGAGCCTATCACTCGGTCAGATAAGGGTGATCCAAACAAGGATTCTCGAAGCGGCAAGTCTAAGAAAATTTCTTGGATAA